The Carassius carassius chromosome 37, fCarCar2.1, whole genome shotgun sequence genomic sequence agcatGAGATGCCCTTTATAAGGTTGTGAAAAGGGAGaggcattttaataaaaaaaaacaatcataatgtttaaaaaaagagattttgCAGGCAAAGCACACTTTAATACTTAAATTAACACCTTCACACTCTCTATTTATCAAATAGAGTTGTAGTGTAATATGCCACTGTGACTCTCTTGCCATAAATGGCTAAAGAATCAGAAAGATATTAATGAGTTTGAATCTTAATTTAGAAATGATTCATCGCTTTAAACTTGAGTTATAAGGTTTGTATATTTTGGGACTGACTCATGGAAGCGTCTGGATTTTGCTGAGTGCCTCACTGATGTAATCTCACAATAATCCTAATTACTCTTAGACACCGCCTCCAACAACTCTCTTAACCAATCAGAACAGCAGATCCGCTTCCTTCACGTCAAAGCGATTAACTGTTTGACACTAATGTAGAGCAAGACACATTTGAACTATCCTtgtgtatttttaaatgaatttatgagCAAGGTGCTTTTTTTATATGGAGAATCGTTATGAATAAAGTTATATCATTAATAAACAATTTGATTTGAAGTAATTTGATTTTAGATTACGCTAATGGATGTTAAATAGCATAATTATATAATCTGAATAAGCAGGTTCACTTATTAAGTTTGGTTTAATATTTATGGCAGATGAAATGCcaatattatatacaattttaaagaCAAACGGCACAAAAAACGGTTACATCTGCTAAAAACTCTCCTCAGTCATTTatcattttgtcattttgcaGGATTATGAAGATTTCTTCCAGTCTAAAGAGATGAACACAGTGTTCTCGTTCCTCCGTTTGCCCCCTTTAAAGGTACAAACACACTCCAGCTTGtcttcaaattaataaaaaggaaaacgtttttaaaacaaataataagaggttaataaaacctgttttcagagaatatatcttgaatatattttattttttcctccccTTCTGGctgtttattttcttgttttatgtaTGAACCATTAATAATGTTAGATTTGTGCTTAAAAACACAATGAACTTCAGAATATATTCTATGAAACACTATGCAATTTTTATAGTggatgttttgattttatttcatattgtGTTACTGGCTCTACACTGGTTTAATGTGATATTAATATGGATTACAGAATAGGATTGAGATctaactgaattaaattattttctctGCAGGACTCTGAATCCTAGAGCGTGTCATTCACAGTTCCCTAGACTGAAACACTGtgctttttcctctctttttcctGTGATGTAACTTTCGTTTCCTGATCTGAAGCCCTCACTGCCAGCAATGCTTTTGCCAAACACACGCTGCCCTCCAGCTAACAATCTTTTCcttattcaaacacacacatacacagggtGAATAATGTTTTATATGGCCTagttaataatatatatgtgttgcTGTTATGTTTCATTTGTTGTACATGTGTTGCATGAAAAACCTATTCTGCTTTTTATAACGTGATACAGAGATAGAAAGTGAACTTAATGTCTGTGTGCATAGGACTTATATTGTTAATCTAGACAAAGTGAATAATAAGTATGCAAGGTTGCACGTACACGTCTCTTGTAAGTTGTTctttgtttacatttccaaaAGGAAATGTAGGGAAACAGCAGAAGAATTCAGTATAATGATGTCCTTTCCGCAGGCTTTGATCCATTTGTAAAAAAGAAGTTCAGACCAAAAGCCAAAACAGCCTCAAAACAGGAAATAGAATCCTGACCTGAATTATCTGAGCTCAGTTTTTCCACGACACATAATGGCTCTTTAAAGCTTTTCTGAGTGTAAAACTGGTCCTGAATCAGTATTTAAACACTGTATGCTCTATTACTGGAATTTCACATCCCATTCCTAAAGCTTTTTGTTCCTTCTACTGAAAAACATGCTTAAGAACTCATATCTTTTCCTCTTTAATTGTGTGTTAAAGTGTGTTTTTCTTCTCAGGGGTATGTTAGCATGTAGCATGTAGCACACTGTGATGCCTCAACCTTCAGCTCACCCATTTATGTAGCTTATATAGTGACTTATATCATACAAAGCTGGGGAGAATAGTTGGTTTTACTCACAAAGTTGGTTTTGTAGAACATATTTAATGTTTACAGATTTTTCCTcccaaacaaaacagaaacactcCTAAACCTACATTCTCTGCCCTTTTCATTTACTATTCATTGTGATATGTGCTTCTTGTTCACTCCTCCCTCCCATTCATTAAATGATTCCACATGAATAAACATGTATGTttacgcacacatacacacaccattcTCAGGACACAATTATGTTTTACGTatgtctcacacaaacacacacatatacacacattctgTAAAATGCAATCATTCCTTTCTGTACTGATGTATGTATGAAGTTACTGTTGTTTGCTTTCATAATCgcaaaatgaataatttaaaaatctcatttttaataaagtatattcaaaaactgttttaatgattATTTCTTGTGTTTCTCAAGAGAGTCTCAATTTaggcaaatattatatataaaacaatataaaaccaACTGGCATcctacaattaaaattaatttaaatatgtttttttttcttaagcatGCTGTGCCGGATTAATTGTCTAAATATAGTGTAGTGTGTGCATACAACATACTGTAGCTTTTGAAGAAGTCCAGTGGAACACTCCAGGTATCCTAGCATGCTTTTGCATGTGGCAGTTTTACATTAGCAAGCATAAGAGGCTGATGTAGAGAGCGTGAAAAAATGTTGTTcctctataaataaatacagatgtttGCTACATGAGTTGAATACTAATAAAATAGACTGATACAGTGTTCAAATAACAATTTGACATACAGGACAAAAGTCTTTAATAGAGGGTCTTATTTGATTTCAAACTACTtttgtataattaattaataagcataaacaataatatattagTTAACTTCAAAGCTAATTAAGACGCTAAAGTTCATGTAAAACATGTCCTCCAAAATACAAAAGGTCCAAGTATTTAACTCCTATCAGTGTCTCTATgacttacttttattattttaaatcagactATAAAAATTGTTTATCTGAATCTCTgccagtttaatgtttgcatctgTTGCCATAAGCCCCCCCCCCACCAATTTCTTTATTAAATTTCCAGTAAATACCTCCCTCAATCAATTAACTttgcataaaaaaacacattgatcTAAAATTCTAACAAACAGAACACTTTATAACAGCCattatcttttaattaaaaaaaaattctacctaCATTTTTCTTTTGATATTTGAATGTGAATACTAATAATAGTGCAcagtaattaaaatattataattgaaTTGAAATTCAATTTTGATAATGATATCAATTATGATTATGATTCATACATTTTAGATAATCAAGACATTACTGTACCCTAGTGGCCAAAATTAAGAAGTGATACTGTACACATGTAGATACATAATGTAGCCGAGATATGCTTgatagaatcttttttttttttcatttattgatgtaAAATATATCTTCTTGAcatatatattctttaaaaatacaaGGGTTTAATATGGTGTGCCAACAGTAGTTCAGAGTTTGAAGAATGCCTCTGGTTTCCCATCCTCCATTGCATCAGAAAACTTCTGATAGTCctataaacacaaacacagatgatAACCAGCTTTATGTAGTCTTtacaaataagaaattaaaaatacTGATTTGAATATCCTTAAAAGCAATTAGTCGGGCATTACTGGTAAAGTACATCCAGACACACTGCATGGGTGGGATCTGAACTGTGTGATTTCTTGCAGATTTATAAACAGCGTGTAGTGTTCTGAGCTTCACGACGCAATCTCAAGATGTTCCCAGAGTGGCAGACTATCACAAGAAAGCCCTGGTGCACTCATCTATagtgtttgtaagaaactgaAGGAGCCTGACAGGTCTCCAGTGTCTATATACAAACTCTTGTTTCAAGTGTTTTTTGCACAGCAAAATTAATAGTATTAACATACACTACAAACTCTTATGCCCTGTTTTGTATACCTCTAAGTAACTGACGCAGTGTTTCAACATGCTTGTTTAAAAcccaaacaaatacatttagtttatttagaaGATTTCCATGTTCTGGTTATGCTTTATGACACATCAAGGCCTGAATGTTACGTCATCTTCCTAGTAACTGCAAAAGACTTATTCTCAAGAAATGCTTCATATGTGTATCATGGCTCAATactcaaaattaacaaaaaaacttGTGGATACTTaacttatttcaaattaaattcataaaataattaatttgaatgCCAGCATGCAGCCTATCAGTTTTTGGATGATTAAATCAACTGACCATTTCTGACTTGAGGTTGATTTGATGCAGGAAAAACTGGAGCAATTTTTCTCTCTTGATCTACAGACCAGTATCAAAAACAAGGCTGCCAGATGAGACTTACCCCACAGTATTTGTCTCCATTAAAGACCTGAGGGGGCATCGCAGAGGGGTTTCCTACTTTCTTCCTCATCTCCTCCTTGAAGTCACTGCTTTCTGTGATGTCCACAGCAAAGTACTTAATCTTCTTGGCATCCAGGAACTGCAGAATCTCAGACTGAGCTTGCTTCACCTGACGAAACAGAGATGGAAAACAATGAACCTTTGACAACTCACAATGAAACTCTGGTTTCTCTTCCTTGTTTTTCAAGACATGCGTCAAGAGCAACTAGTTATTTACTTCAAATTTCTTGCAATAACAATGTATTTCACCATCTACAGTAggattttttaaaacacaaaCCTCTGTGGAGTTAACTTGACTAATCTAATTTGACATAAGACGACTGTCTAGCATGTAAGCACAAAAACAAGCACTCttaaaaaatctgtttatatcataGTTTCAAAAAGCAAGTAGACCTATCAACTGAGCAGTCAGAAATACAGATACACACCTCTCTAGAGCCACTCACACTGCTGTAATACACCGTGATGGACATCTTCTGAAAGTGCTCAAAGGTTTGTTGGGAATAAAAGTAGCTGGTGAAGCAGATTGGTATTTCAGTAAGCTGGAACCCTTAAAACAAAAGCAATTTCAGCCAACTCGAGGACCAGGAAGGCAAGTTTTGACAGTACACCCCCAGCTACCACAGCCCCACCTACCACAAgaacagactctctctctctctcacacacacacacataccactaACCCGCACACATACATCAAGACATCAATGTGGCATGCCTAAACTTGCATGCATCTGGAATTTATTCCGAGATTGCACATTAACTCACTGATTGCAGTGCGTACCAAAATATATAATCTCACTAACACTTACGTTAGCTGGTTAAAAGTTAATATGGTTCATTAAACTCCAATTTTAAGAAAAGCTCTAATATAATTTGTTCTCTTATAAAGTTAAATGTTGTTATTTAATCCctttacaattcattttaagtGTGAATGTCCACATACGTTTTGGCGGCAATGGCTGACTGAGGCACAGAATAATGTGCGGAGGGGACAGCGCCATCTAGTGGTGGATTTGACATGCTTGCGCCATCGCCGTGGATAAGAAAGACTATAAAACGGAATTCTTAATGTTGTTGAGACATATCTTCTAGATAATCATAAAAACAATAACACGCAGTAAGTAACCGaaggccacaaaaaaaaaaagagttctatCCATGCAGGCAGTGAAATGGACACCATCGCGGCCTTTTGCGCTTAAAACAGTGTTGTCGACGCTATGACGTCCTCTTTACTCGCAGTCAGAGGGAAGGTAGGGCGAGTTTTTGTAATCTCCGATAGAATCTGTCTTCAATAGCCAGCATCCTGCGTATAAACCACTCAAAGATGTATCCTAAGGAATGGATCCTAATATATCGATTATATTCTGCCTTTATTTCAGAAGTCTATCCTCTCATCCATCGCTAATCTACAATGGCCGAGGAAGGGTGAGTGATTGTGTTCTCGGCACACTTCAGTACGCACTCACTGCACAATCTACTACAGTTAGTAGGGAATGTGTTCTGTATGGCTTCATTTAgcggttaaaattaattttacttaCCCTAATGTTTAGGAACCTTATGACCTTATTAATCTCCTCATAGATTAATAAGAACGGCATCTGAGCGCCGTTTTATGTACAATGGAAGTAAACTGCGACCAAAAGCTGTACGTTAAATCAAAGGTTCTCAaaactctgtttttatttttttcttatggtGACCTCGGCTATGATGAACTTTAAGTCTTTAGTCGGATACCCCTTCACTCTAATCATGAGTGAGACATCCAGTCTGAAAAGCCGCAGGTTGTTAAATGCACGTGCACACACCTGACTCTTTGCACCCCAATAACATCCTTTTGTACCATTAATAGCATCACTGCCGGAGGTGTGATGGATGTCAACACGGCTCTGCCTGAAGTGCTGAAGACCGCACTCATCCACGACGGTCTGGCCCGTGGTATCCGTGAGGCCGCCAAGGCCCTCGACAAGTAAGAAGTGACTTATTTAATATACTGGAAGATGTTACTGTATGTCTATGATGATAATTTGGCTCCCTCTACTGAAATCTCTTGAGGATAACTGCCATTCGTTACCCAATTTCTGTCTGAGATACTGCTGAAGTGATCGGTCAAACCTGTTGGAGGAGATTTGAAGGCTCATCATGGTCATTCTTTGTTTGACAGGCGCCAGGCTCATCTTTGCGTCCTGGCATCAAACTGTGACGAGCCCATGTACGTCAAGCTGGTGGAGGCTCTCTGTGCCGAGCATCAGATCAACCTCATCAAGGTGAGGAGAGGCTATGAGAATAACATTTAATACAACATTTATCAGGATTTATGGAAGCTTTTTCAACCATAAAAtagagaaaaattgcaaactCAATTCAAACTCAATGGCAAGAGGATCAGTCTAAATTGTATGGTATAATTTCCACCACAGAAAGAAAGGTGAATCGTGacttaatttcattattatttttttatatatatttcttattatattaCCGGCAGTTGGACTCAAGGGTTTGTTTCCTGACCCAGTGGTTTTCAGTACTGGTCCTGGAGAACCATGgcactgcatttttttaaatctttttttcttcaatGCACCTGATTCTGATAATCTCATTAGGAGAGCCGTTTGCAAACTGAATGGGTGTTTTAGATATGAGGATACGACATGAAATATGCAGGGGTCTGGGTCTCCATGAGCAGGATCAAAATCCCCTGATGTCCAAAATGTAAAGCGTGTTCTCTTGAATGGTGCCAAGAACTTTTTATTTGGCACACATAAGCCTAATTTGAACACAAAATGCCCAAATTGTTGCTTAAAAGTGTAGAGTCATAAAATTCTAACAGTCTTTGTGCTCTCTTGTAGGTTGATGACAATAAGAAGCTTGGTGAGTGGGTTGGTTTGTGCAAGATCGACAGAGAGGGCAAACCCCGCAAGGTGGTGGGCTGCAGCTGTGTAGTCATTAAGGTGGGTGTCTGACTGTGGTCCTGTTCACACTCGGAGTCTGTTTTTGATTTTACTTCCTTTAATCGAAAACCTGGAAAATGAAAAATACCTCGGACTTTAAAATTAGTGTTTATTATAAGAATATTAGGGCTTCACATTCGAGCCAAGTCGAGTCCAGATGCTGGCTCTCCATGCCCTGTGTCTGGTTTTAATAATCTTGGCTAGATTGAGCGCCTGGACACGAGCCTCTTGGTCCTGTTTTGATTCTCGAGGTCCCTAGAAGGGCAACAAGCTGAATTTACTGAATAACTGGATTATATTTTGTTTCCTGTTGTACTTTAAAGTAAGCTTGGAGTCATGTTCATTTTAAATCTGAATAAATGTTAAAGATATAACGTGCATCTAATGTTTTGATATCTCCATCTGCAGGACTATGGCAAAGAGTCCCAGGCTAAGGACGTCATTGAGGAGTACTTCAAATCTAAGAAATAAGGCGCCAAATAAAAGATCTTTTGGAAATGTTACTTGttgcatatgtgttttttttttttttttttactttacaagtTTAGCAATTCATGCAGAAATGGTAGAAACGACCGCAAACAGTCTCTAGCGCGGTACAACTGATTATACAGACATGCAGTCTTCTGATGTAATCATAAAAAGCACAAAATGCTCCAGCCTACATGGGGTTTCTCCTGTGAGCCATGTTAACCGTTTGATCCAGTCTATACAGCACATCTTTGTGTGTGCAACGGAGGAATTACTGGTGCTGTTTTGATTCCACGTATGTTATAAAGCTCTTAATGAGTTATAAGCTGATAAAAATACCACCTTATGTACACAAACAACGAGCGCATTTAACCCAGTCTCGCAGGCATCATTTTTGGATGTTATGCAAGCTCGTAAAATGTCTTAAAAGATGACATAGCTATACTTGTTTTGGCTTTAAAAGTTTGTCACTAAAtgtacactttaaaaaatgtttaaatttggaGGTGCATTCTTGGAAGAAAACTCTGCATTATGCCTAAGAATTTACAACTAATGGTCAGTCAGAATGAAATCAGAGCTTTATTGAAGCTTTAGGTGTTGCTTCCCTGATGCTCGacttttattctgttttttttcctcaactgacttgcaagaaagaaaaaaaaaaacaatttcttcaGAGGCACCAGTATTGACAGCAGATTCATTTTTttcaacatgtaaaaaaaatagacCACTCAAATCTcagatgtttacattttttatctaCATACATTCTCAAAATAAAAACTGACACACAAATACATAAGGCACAACAAATTATACAGACTTTTTTgccaaaaacttacaaaaaaaaaaacacaaactcaaAATGATACCATGTGAAAACAGCGTCCTTTAGTGTTTAATCTAgtaactgtaaaataatttacatGAGTTATGTGTCTATTCTAAATGATCCTTGATTAGAGTACAGCGCTTGAGCTGTTTTAAGTGGAAATGAAGTCTATATTGACAGATAATGTGATTCCTGTAGATGAGTGAGGATATATGTGGTTCAAGATGAAGAACTTGCCTCATACAGACATGAAATGCAGTGTGTGTGACGTAAGACCTTAGTAAGCTCTTTACAAGCCTGGTTTGACCATTAAAATCCCATTTTCCCTCACCCTAGTCTGTCCTAGTCTTCTTAAGACAGTGCAGAAATATCTTAAAAGCCAGGGTTTTCTTAAAAAGAATCAAGAAGACATAAAACGAGATTGCAGTGTACTCTTGTTCTTAAATAGTTGTACAAAAAAGGCCTATGATACAGATGTTGAGTGTTACAGGTACTCGAATTCCAGTGCTTGATGGAGGGCAAGCAGGTCAGAGTGGCTGGATATCCGCCAGAAGGGCATGTTGTGCTgtgaggagaaaaagaaaataagaaatagtATTTGCTTCAAAATTTAACATTTTCTAGCAATATCCATGCAGGCATGTTAAGCCACTCTACTAAGGTTTTGTCTAATATTTTTGTGTTATAGCTCAAGTGCTCTTTTCATTTCTGAAAATGAGGTGAGAGATCCAACAACCAGATCACACAGAGAAAACccataatacaaaacaacagccTCTCAATACTCACATTCTTATAGTACAGAGGGTTTATAAAGAGTTTAGTAAAGCATTTACCAACACTTTTTATCCAGATCAAAAACATTAACACTTTACAAGATGTTTAAATTTGTTaacataatttttaaaaacaatagtttttattaaccatttattacagcatttttttaaatctagctAAAGGTTCATCTTAATTATACTACAGTTTATTGTTAATGCATGACAGACAAatgtacaaattgtatttttatttaatagtaatgttgttttaatatatgtagaaatatATAATCGATTGCATTAATCAATGTtaacaaatttaaatttattgtaaagtgctataagtaaatgtaaatgtgtgtatatatatatattcatatataattttaattactgATTTTATGTATTGAACTTTATTTAGAGATTTTAAATAAACCCTTTACAAAACCTTCAACTTAGCACTTCAAAATCTCGCGAAATTAAAAAACGTTTTTAATTAGTGCTGTTAAattattaatcgcgattaatcgcatccaaaataaaagtttttgtttagatatatgtatgtgtactgtgtatatttattatgtatatataaaacacacacgtgCATGTATACATTTCCGAAAaatgtgttatgtttatatattaaatatatttatttataatataaattgtatgaatataaaaatagacatggaaatactttcaaaatatatactgcttgtgtatttatatatacataataaatatacacatcacacacacatatactatacaaacaaaaacttttattttgtttgcgattaatcgcaattaatcatttgacagcactaatttcaatatatttttttatttatcttttgcctgttcaaatgtttggggtcttaaatgtttttgaataatgtctcttatgctcaccaaggttgcatttatttgaccaaaaatatagtaaaaccgTAATATTGAGAAATTGTTACATCttagaataactgttttctacttgaatatgttttcaaatgtaatttattcctgtaatggcaaagctgaatttccagcagacatttctccagtcttcagtgtcacacgatccttcagaaatcattctgatatgctgttttactgctcaagaaacatattttattaatgtcaaacacagttgtgctgctttatatttagtGTGGAAACTACAACATCAGAAAGTGCAATTATTTGAAACGGgtatcttttgtaacaatgtataCAGTGAGTTTTTACTCTCACCTTTGAACAATTGAATGCATCCCTGATAAATAAAGATTTCCtggccccaaacatttgaacaataaTGTACACAAACTTGGTTTAGAAATGCTGCAGAGTGGTTTCCTAGAACGCAAGTATTCAACTGGGCCTTTAGGTCCAGCATCTCAGCAGATCATCTACAGGAGGTTAACTATGCCTGTGACCCCGGAGAACCTCAGTTGAATAGCTCTGTTCTAGATGGCTTGGGATCTGAGAAAGAAAAGCTGGTCTCAGTTGATCAGAGGCAAAAAGCAACCGCTACAGACATCCACATGGAAACTAGGAAACTGATCAGTTTCATCTAAAGCTCTACAGCACACACAGGCAGGAAGTCCAATCTGAGAAGCCACACACTGCTTCCGGTTCACCTGCGGGTCGTTACCTTGGCAGCGGCCTGCTCCTCTTCCACACCATCCCCAATTACAACATACACTACCTTCCTGCCAAATCTCTGCATTATGCGCTCAAAGCAACTCTCTTTGCCTGCAACATAAACAAGGTGACAGGTCAGAGGCTTGGGGTCAGATGGGAGATTTTACCTGGCTTGCTGCATGCTCCTCATCGCGCCCATCGCCAATCACAACATACGTTATGTTAGTGCCAAACCTGGATACTATACGTTCAAAACAGCTCTCTTTACCTGCGGAAACAAGGCATAGACGTGAACCTTAACAAACTCAGAACTCATCCGGTTCACTCATGGGGTGAACAAGCCTGTTCACGGCAATGTAtgcgttttctttttcttttcgttCTCTtcgccttttttttctttttgatcctCTCTCTGTAGTCGATCAATGATGTAATATTATTCTAGTAAACAGTTTCCAGTCTACAGTAGTATCATACAATGTTTGGCAGTGTTTAAAAAAGGATATACAAAACAACTTTTAGATTGATTCCCTCTTGTAAATtcagagatgtggattcagaCGGAAGTTGAATTACCACACGACTTGTCAAAAAACAATAGGTAATCTGGCCTGGAATTTTTATGCAGGTGTTGGGAGAAAAACaccttataaatataaatatattataacacCTTATAATATAAATACCTTATATTCCCATGAGAAACAATTACTGTTTAAATAGGGCTTTTTTCTCCCTCAGTAGTTTATTAATTTCATTGTTGGTTTGattgtatttcatttaaattttaattcattgttatatatttaggttttagtcattttagttatGTATTGTCTTGAACCAATTCACATGGCAAGG encodes the following:
- the LOC132118338 gene encoding SH3 domain-binding glutamic acid-rich-like protein 3, whose amino-acid sequence is MSITVYYSSVSGSREVKQAQSEILQFLDAKKIKYFAVDITESSDFKEEMRKKVGNPSAMPPQVFNGDKYCGDYQKFSDAMEDGKPEAFFKL
- the LOC132118339 gene encoding small ribosomal subunit protein eS12, which encodes MAEEGITAGGVMDVNTALPEVLKTALIHDGLARGIREAAKALDKRQAHLCVLASNCDEPMYVKLVEALCAEHQINLIKVDDNKKLGEWVGLCKIDREGKPRKVVGCSCVVIKDYGKESQAKDVIEEYFKSKK